A DNA window from Methanothermobacter sp. contains the following coding sequences:
- a CDS encoding lysylphosphatidylglycerol synthase transmembrane domain-containing protein codes for MRRDVLIKGVVSVLILVFLFNIINKEDFLNSMLSIRPVFLLAVLMLPFSIFMRAWRWKMLVEYGDRRISYGDAYGLTLAGLALNIFLPGGMGDIARTYYGYRWHGLKEEMLSTTVLDKVIALLSVFIMGAVAAIWTGMLAVTVVSGLSAILLAIMVFWPGIFPWRRLVNLLNSKTGKILCHEKLSAFYASSTALKFKAILLSFAGWLLSYAQFYIVCLSFGVNVDISYILSIAPIMNLAFVFPFTLNGLGSSDAVVIYFLGLKGVNPSTALLISLFYSQILTSIIPGVFGLFRIIRK; via the coding sequence ATGAGGAGAGATGTTTTAATTAAAGGGGTTGTATCGGTCCTGATACTTGTTTTCCTTTTCAATATCATAAATAAAGAGGATTTTCTAAACAGTATGTTGAGCATAAGGCCAGTCTTTCTTCTTGCGGTGCTTATGCTTCCTTTCAGTATATTCATGAGGGCCTGGAGATGGAAGATGCTGGTGGAATATGGTGATCGGCGAATATCATATGGGGACGCATATGGTCTGACCCTTGCCGGCCTGGCCCTTAACATATTTCTACCGGGTGGTATGGGAGATATTGCAAGAACCTATTACGGTTATCGCTGGCATGGACTCAAGGAGGAGATGCTCTCAACAACCGTCCTTGATAAGGTTATAGCACTTCTATCTGTCTTCATCATGGGGGCGGTGGCTGCGATCTGGACGGGAATGCTGGCAGTTACAGTTGTTTCTGGCCTATCAGCAATATTACTTGCAATAATGGTTTTCTGGCCAGGGATTTTCCCCTGGAGAAGGCTGGTGAATCTTTTAAATTCAAAAACAGGAAAGATACTCTGTCATGAGAAACTGAGCGCATTCTATGCTTCATCCACAGCCCTGAAGTTTAAGGCAATACTTCTGTCATTTGCTGGCTGGCTTCTCAGCTATGCACAGTTCTATATCGTCTGCCTTTCATTTGGTGTAAACGTGGACATTTCATATATCCTTTCAATAGCACCTATAATGAATCTGGCATTTGTGTTTCCCTTCACACTCAACGGTCTTGGATCATCGGACGCTGTTGTTATCTATTTTCTGGGTCTGAAGGGTGTGAATCCATCCACTGCACTTCTCATTTCACTCTTCTACTCCCAGATCCTCACCAGCATCATACCCGGTGTTTTCGGGCTTTTCAGAATTATCAGAAAGTGA
- a CDS encoding glycosyltransferase yields the protein MISVIIPMYNEEENVNSTLDAVSEILGKSYSDYEIIAVDDGSYDKTPALLDKRASADKRIRVLRHENNKGMGNALRTGFKAAKGDVIVTMDADLSYDPVYIPILVRETEKADIVIGSQYMPAGSTENIPIHRLILSRLANKLVGFSLKENFNTITGVFRAYKKDVIDSINLESDGTEINPEILVKANAMGYSIREVPVKLKGRERGKSKIRIKSAILSHLLFAFNERPMILFGIIGAILCTLGIMSGVYLFTLYLKQELDPTRPLMTFMLLTILSGIQILSFGFIATQVTMLRKEIYITQRDLKIIMSSLSDNSEKPENTGYDAGEDLGVEE from the coding sequence ATGATTTCAGTAATTATCCCGATGTACAATGAAGAAGAAAATGTAAACAGTACCCTTGATGCTGTCAGTGAAATTCTAGGGAAAAGTTATTCAGATTATGAAATAATTGCCGTTGATGATGGAAGCTATGACAAGACCCCAGCATTGCTGGATAAAAGGGCCTCAGCTGATAAACGCATAAGAGTTCTAAGACATGAAAACAATAAGGGGATGGGTAATGCCCTTAGGACCGGTTTTAAAGCCGCTAAAGGAGATGTGATAGTTACAATGGATGCAGATTTAAGCTATGATCCAGTTTACATACCCATCCTTGTAAGGGAGACAGAAAAGGCAGATATAGTGATCGGATCCCAGTACATGCCCGCTGGTTCAACAGAAAACATACCCATCCATAGACTTATACTGAGCCGCCTGGCCAACAAACTTGTTGGATTTTCCCTCAAAGAAAATTTTAACACCATCACAGGAGTGTTCAGAGCATATAAGAAGGATGTGATAGATTCAATTAATCTGGAGTCCGATGGAACTGAAATAAATCCTGAAATTCTTGTAAAGGCAAATGCAATGGGTTACAGTATCAGAGAAGTTCCAGTTAAACTGAAGGGACGGGAAAGGGGAAAATCAAAGATAAGAATAAAATCAGCCATCCTATCCCACCTCCTTTTCGCATTCAATGAAAGGCCCATGATATTATTTGGTATTATAGGTGCCATCCTGTGTACCCTTGGGATCATGAGCGGCGTTTATCTCTTTACATTATACTTGAAGCAGGAGCTTGACCCTACAAGGCCCTTAATGACTTTCATGTTGCTTACAATCCTATCCGGAATTCAGATACTCTCATTTGGGTTTATAGCGACCCAGGTGACCATGCTCAGGAAGGAAATCTACATCACACAGAGGGACCTCAAAATAATCATGAGTTCACTTTCTGATAATTCTGAAAAGCCCGAAAACACCGGGTATGATGCTGGTGAGGATCTGGGAGTAGAAGAGTGA
- a CDS encoding glycosyltransferase — translation MQDPLWVSMMVWGTWLLVAIIIDGVLLPIKLVLARRSLKNLNNHSVGEDDLPEITIVIPSHNEEDTIHECILSIINSSYPSERMQVIVVDDGSKDATRNEIKRVMVDAIMAGVRFEFIEKIHTGKVHTLNTGLRKAEGEIIFTVDADVILERNALKNMVKVFLADEKVGAASGYIEVRWNPLRTRFREKFFSRCEFLEYLNSFNFERNYQSWIDSLYTMSGAFSAFRRRVMGSIGGYWPVTVAEDMHVTMMLHRKKIDVVNVPDAIGYVSAITDYDTLYSQRSRWARGQLEVAAISCKNDYDEDRTSLMDILSMIRDTGNPKLIGLIFSYISTLLKDSVEDLKGKSWRYFDLMGLLRILFVDHTIAFPRLLWLFVLILLPLMGLYIQVIPIVMVLMYVFYLLMDLIVTIFAYNYSSNETRLKIEEAIPFIILMPVYRIIIFCFRVSAFLQALNEPANWRVQGPINGIKNGASDMKDNLARNIEAMIVGLSGSYFSKRKGK, via the coding sequence ATGCAAGACCCCCTATGGGTTTCAATGATGGTCTGGGGGACCTGGCTCCTTGTGGCAATTATAATAGATGGGGTTCTCCTCCCCATAAAGCTTGTGCTGGCAAGAAGGTCACTGAAAAACCTTAACAACCATTCTGTTGGAGAGGATGACCTGCCTGAGATAACCATTGTTATACCCTCCCACAACGAGGAGGACACCATCCACGAGTGCATTCTATCCATAATAAACAGCAGTTACCCCTCTGAAAGGATGCAGGTAATCGTTGTTGATGATGGATCAAAGGACGCCACCCGAAACGAGATAAAAAGGGTCATGGTGGATGCCATAATGGCCGGTGTCAGGTTTGAGTTCATTGAAAAGATACACACCGGCAAGGTCCACACCCTGAACACTGGACTCAGGAAGGCTGAAGGGGAAATCATATTCACAGTTGATGCCGATGTTATACTTGAGAGAAATGCCCTTAAAAATATGGTGAAGGTGTTCCTTGCAGATGAGAAGGTGGGTGCAGCCAGCGGTTACATAGAGGTCCGCTGGAACCCCCTCAGGACCCGCTTCCGGGAAAAATTCTTCTCAAGGTGCGAGTTCCTTGAATACCTCAATTCATTCAACTTTGAAAGAAACTATCAGTCATGGATTGACTCGCTTTACACCATGTCAGGGGCCTTCTCGGCATTTAGAAGGAGAGTCATGGGGTCAATCGGGGGTTACTGGCCGGTTACCGTTGCAGAGGACATGCATGTCACAATGATGCTTCACAGAAAGAAAATAGATGTCGTCAATGTCCCTGATGCAATTGGATACGTAAGTGCAATAACCGATTATGATACACTCTACTCACAGAGGAGTAGGTGGGCCCGTGGCCAGCTGGAAGTTGCTGCGATATCCTGTAAAAATGATTATGATGAGGACAGAACCTCCCTGATGGACATCCTGAGTATGATAAGGGATACGGGGAACCCAAAGCTTATAGGACTGATTTTTTCATACATATCAACTCTTCTGAAGGATTCCGTTGAAGACCTCAAGGGTAAGAGCTGGCGTTACTTTGACCTCATGGGCCTTCTGAGAATACTCTTTGTTGACCATACCATCGCCTTTCCGCGACTCCTGTGGCTCTTTGTTCTGATACTGCTTCCACTTATGGGCCTCTATATTCAGGTCATCCCCATTGTAATGGTCCTCATGTATGTATTCTACCTCCTCATGGACCTCATAGTGACCATCTTTGCCTATAATTATTCATCCAATGAAACACGGCTGAAGATAGAGGAGGCTATACCATTCATTATTCTAATGCCAGTATACAGAATCATCATATTCTGCTTCAGGGTATCTGCCTTTCTACAGGCCCTCAATGAACCGGCAAACTGGAGGGTCCAGGGGCCCATCAATGGAATCAAAAATGGTGCAAGTGACATGAAGGATAACCTTGCAAGGAACATAGAAGCCATGATAGTGGGTCTCTCAGGATCCTATTTCTCAAAAAGGAAGGGAAAATGA
- a CDS encoding archaeosortase/exosortase family protein: protein MGISSGTIMTLIFSALLFFISLIAHRKRWWLTFYVTGSVAFMAAMIASFILTGFDITIMSIEAQNIAGTATLLGIKSVYLPPNAFIFQDPTGWSIFGIGFECSSLIEISVLISLLIFYPGYSRKSKVRYAFIGATMTYMANLIRMFTIIYIVNIFGKSAVYIAHAIIGKLIFFLFVILLYWYLLTRPTVNLVRNRIKAGKFE, encoded by the coding sequence TTGGGTATTTCCAGCGGCACAATAATGACACTGATATTCTCAGCCCTACTGTTCTTCATATCACTCATTGCACACAGAAAGCGCTGGTGGTTAACGTTCTATGTTACAGGTTCCGTTGCATTCATGGCAGCCATGATAGCATCCTTCATTTTAACGGGGTTTGACATCACCATAATGAGTATCGAGGCACAGAACATTGCTGGCACAGCCACCCTTCTTGGTATAAAATCCGTTTACCTCCCACCCAACGCATTCATCTTTCAGGACCCTACAGGGTGGAGCATCTTCGGTATTGGATTTGAGTGCTCCTCTTTAATTGAGATAAGTGTCCTCATATCTCTCCTGATATTCTACCCGGGCTACAGCCGTAAATCCAAGGTCAGATATGCCTTCATAGGGGCCACCATGACCTACATGGCAAACTTAATTAGGATGTTCACGATAATATACATTGTGAACATTTTTGGTAAATCGGCCGTCTACATTGCACATGCAATAATAGGCAAGCTCATATTCTTCCTGTTTGTAATACTGCTCTACTGGTACCTCCTTACAAGGCCCACGGTAAACCTTGTTAGAAATAGAATAAAAGCTGGAAAATTTGAATGA
- a CDS encoding ATPase domain-containing protein, with translation MGYSLGINGAELNVPPGSNLLVMGDIFSGKDVLARSFIRDGLENSEICVMVTLNDTADKLMDELKCDKDNLYIVDCISSRFGPVTPSSDNVFFIDNPMNLAHIMVMVEDLIDNGKEGGVRVVIDSVSTLLMYSHLKIVFKFLHMLTAKIRSAGAVSLMLIEDNVHDDMEVRTLQPLYNGIVHLSDNMLKIQGFTRLEGPYRISDDSLIFNLR, from the coding sequence ATGGGATACTCTCTTGGGATCAATGGTGCTGAACTGAATGTGCCGCCAGGTTCAAATTTACTGGTCATGGGGGATATATTCTCAGGGAAGGATGTGCTTGCAAGGTCATTCATAAGAGATGGCCTTGAAAACAGTGAGATATGCGTTATGGTCACACTCAATGACACCGCTGACAAGTTAATGGATGAACTAAAATGCGATAAGGATAACCTCTACATAGTGGACTGTATATCCAGCAGGTTCGGTCCGGTGACCCCCTCCTCTGATAACGTTTTTTTCATTGATAACCCCATGAACCTTGCCCATATAATGGTCATGGTCGAGGACCTCATTGATAATGGAAAGGAGGGTGGCGTGAGGGTTGTCATTGATTCAGTTTCCACACTACTCATGTACTCCCATCTCAAGATTGTCTTCAAGTTCCTGCATATGCTCACGGCAAAGATAAGGTCCGCCGGGGCTGTAAGTTTGATGTTAATTGAGGACAATGTGCATGATGATATGGAGGTGAGAACCCTGCAGCCACTATATAATGGGATAGTTCATTTAAGTGATAATATGCTAAAAATACAGGGTTTTACAAGACTTGAAGGTCCCTACCGCATCTCTGACGACTCCTTAATTTTTAATTTACGCTAA
- a CDS encoding radical SAM protein, producing the protein MKHIQLSHISVSDIITVLTPTCNLRCRYCFFTPRNCREYDAGRIADRVLKISSEEGTDRVLIAGGEPTLQRDLPELTEALSRDLHVTISTNGTGWEILRDSAFHEVHVDLKALDDKKHLQLTGKSNQAVLECIEKLTGSGKLEVSTVLVPGIVDVDEIEKIAEFLSEWDVPYRITGYVGYNNSLGARRPGDDEILRAAEISRKYLSSVSTSLDFRRHKRRRMVLDHI; encoded by the coding sequence GTGAAACATATCCAGCTATCACACATATCTGTAAGTGACATCATAACCGTTCTCACACCCACCTGCAACCTCAGGTGCAGGTACTGCTTCTTCACCCCAAGAAACTGCAGGGAGTATGATGCAGGGAGGATAGCAGACCGGGTCCTGAAGATCAGTTCAGAGGAGGGTACAGACAGGGTGCTCATAGCCGGTGGTGAGCCCACACTGCAGAGGGACCTCCCTGAACTCACAGAGGCCCTCAGTCGGGACCTCCATGTGACCATATCAACCAACGGCACAGGATGGGAGATCCTGAGGGATAGTGCATTCCACGAGGTCCACGTTGACCTCAAGGCCCTGGATGACAAGAAACACCTGCAGCTCACAGGGAAATCCAACCAGGCGGTTCTTGAGTGCATAGAGAAACTCACTGGTTCAGGTAAACTGGAGGTCTCAACTGTCCTTGTACCTGGAATCGTGGATGTTGATGAGATTGAAAAGATAGCAGAGTTCCTCTCAGAGTGGGACGTCCCCTACCGCATAACAGGTTATGTCGGCTACAACAACAGCCTGGGTGCCAGGAGGCCAGGGGATGATGAAATACTGAGGGCCGCAGAGATAAGCAGGAAGTACCTCAGCAGTGTCTCAACGTCACTGGACTTCCGGAGGCATAAGAGGAGAAGGATGGTCCTTGACCACATCTGA
- a CDS encoding DUF2769 domain-containing protein, whose product MEVDFSMENIRRCLCLECPVQSRSQCVADKKKIMLLITQQDLDSAMRMDTDRVPGVYCSIGEAICRDIDPHEECLCSGCEVWREHRLSEGDVSEYFCVRQR is encoded by the coding sequence ATGGAGGTTGACTTCAGTATGGAAAACATCAGAAGGTGCCTCTGCCTTGAGTGTCCCGTCCAGAGCAGGAGTCAGTGCGTGGCAGATAAAAAGAAGATAATGCTCCTCATAACCCAGCAGGACCTTGACAGTGCCATGCGCATGGACACCGACAGGGTTCCAGGGGTCTACTGTTCCATAGGTGAGGCCATTTGCAGGGATATAGATCCCCATGAGGAGTGCCTCTGCAGTGGGTGTGAGGTCTGGCGTGAGCACAGGTTATCTGAGGGTGATGTATCTGAGTACTTCTGTGTCAGACAGAGATAA